A stretch of the Archangium violaceum genome encodes the following:
- the tolR gene encoding protein TolR produces the protein MGMGSNRGGGRVTMSEINVTPMVDVMLVLLIIFMVTAPLIQQGVKVNLPEARAAPVEAAEKKLVLSIDAQRRVYIGEAEVPVAELEKKLASNAKAQADKELYLHADRDVPYGVVVDVMAAAQRAGINNVGMITDPTGGGRASNSNKGKKEARR, from the coding sequence ATGGGCATGGGCTCCAATCGCGGGGGCGGCCGCGTCACCATGAGCGAGATCAACGTCACGCCCATGGTGGACGTGATGTTGGTGCTGCTCATCATCTTCATGGTGACGGCGCCCCTCATCCAGCAGGGCGTCAAGGTGAACCTGCCGGAGGCCAGGGCCGCTCCGGTGGAAGCCGCCGAGAAGAAGCTGGTGCTGTCCATCGACGCACAGCGGCGCGTGTACATCGGAGAGGCCGAGGTGCCGGTGGCCGAGTTGGAGAAGAAGCTGGCCAGCAACGCCAAGGCGCAGGCGGACAAGGAACTCTACCTGCACGCGGACCGGGACGTGCCCTACGGCGTGGTGGTGGACGTGATGGCCGCCGCGCAGCGCGCCGGCATCAACAATGTGGGGATGATCACGGACCCCACGGGTGGGGGCCGGGCGTCCAACTCCAACAAGGGCAAGAAGGAGGCACGGCGCTAG
- a CDS encoding MotA/TolQ/ExbB proton channel family protein, translated as MMPRFPLALGAMNYLQILRDASILELGVLGLLMVVSVASWALIALKHTQLTRARTQSLAFLDSFWKASRLETIYQDAQKLEGSPLSKVFCAGYEELSKLAQTKDSAEGAMSERLGGIENVERALNRASTTQLMDLESRVSFLGTVGAASPFVGLFGTVIGILNAFNSIAEQGNATLATVAAPVGNALFATAAGLFAAIPAVVAYNSFISRIKVFDTEMANFSADFLNIIKRHFFR; from the coding sequence TTGATGCCCCGCTTTCCCCTGGCGCTCGGCGCCATGAACTACCTGCAGATCCTCCGTGATGCCTCCATCCTGGAGCTGGGAGTCCTGGGCCTGCTCATGGTCGTTTCGGTGGCCTCCTGGGCGCTCATCGCGCTCAAGCACACCCAGCTGACCCGTGCCCGGACCCAGTCCCTGGCCTTCCTGGATTCCTTCTGGAAGGCATCCCGGCTGGAGACCATCTACCAGGACGCCCAGAAGCTGGAGGGCTCGCCCCTGTCCAAGGTGTTCTGCGCTGGATACGAGGAGCTCTCCAAGCTGGCCCAGACCAAGGACAGCGCGGAAGGCGCCATGAGCGAGCGGCTCGGCGGTATCGAGAACGTGGAGCGGGCGCTCAACCGGGCCTCCACGACCCAGCTGATGGACCTGGAGTCGCGGGTGAGCTTCCTGGGCACGGTGGGCGCGGCGTCGCCCTTCGTGGGCCTGTTCGGCACGGTCATCGGCATCCTCAACGCCTTCAACTCCATCGCCGAGCAGGGCAACGCCACGCTGGCCACGGTGGCGGCGCCGGTGGGCAACGCGCTCTTCGCCACGGCGGCCGGCCTGTTCGCGGCCATCCCCGCGGTGGTGGCCTACAACTCGTTCATCAGCCGCATCAAGGTGTTCGACACGGAGATGGCCAACTTCTCCGCGGACTTCCTCAACATCATCAAGCGGCACTTCTTCCGCTAG
- the murI gene encoding glutamate racemase, which produces MRQGSHGPIGVFDSGVGGLTVLKALMSHLPHESTLYLGDTARVPYGTKSGEVVTRYSLKNAGFLLERGIKLLVVACNTASAVALPALSAALPVPVVGVIAPGARAALRRTRGGGVGVIGTPGTIRSGAYQRELEAAAGPEGVKVKARACPLFVPLAEEGWLAGDVPRLVAREYLEDFARSGVDTLVLGCTHYPLLKDVIAEAVGPQVSLVDSAEATAEVVAALLEEQGLLAAGGAPTHHSFVTDVPERFVEVGARFLGRPIHSAEQVDLSF; this is translated from the coding sequence ATGCGGCAAGGCAGCCACGGTCCCATCGGGGTTTTCGATTCGGGCGTCGGAGGACTCACCGTCCTCAAGGCGCTGATGTCCCACCTCCCCCACGAGAGCACGCTCTACCTGGGAGACACCGCGCGGGTGCCCTACGGCACGAAGTCCGGCGAGGTGGTGACGCGCTACTCGCTGAAGAACGCGGGTTTCCTGCTGGAGCGCGGCATCAAGCTGCTGGTGGTGGCGTGCAACACGGCGTCGGCGGTGGCCTTGCCGGCGCTGTCGGCGGCGCTGCCGGTACCAGTGGTGGGGGTGATTGCCCCGGGCGCGCGGGCGGCCCTGCGGCGGACGCGGGGAGGCGGCGTGGGCGTCATCGGGACGCCGGGCACCATCCGCTCGGGGGCCTACCAGCGCGAGCTGGAGGCGGCGGCCGGTCCCGAGGGCGTGAAGGTGAAGGCGAGGGCCTGTCCGCTCTTCGTCCCGCTCGCGGAGGAGGGGTGGTTGGCGGGAGACGTCCCGCGGCTGGTGGCCCGCGAGTACCTGGAGGACTTCGCCCGGAGCGGGGTGGACACGCTGGTGCTGGGCTGCACCCACTACCCGCTGCTCAAGGACGTCATCGCCGAGGCCGTGGGGCCCCAGGTGTCGCTGGTGGACTCGGCAGAGGCCACGGCGGAAGTGGTGGCGGCGCTGCTGGAGGAGCAGGGGCTGCTGGCCGCGGGTGGGGCGCCCACGCACCACTCCTTCGTCACGGACGTGCCGGAGCGCTTCGTGGAAGTCGGCGCGCGCTTCCTGGGGCGCCCCATCCACTCCGCGGAGCAGGTGGACCTGTCCTTCTGA
- the carF gene encoding plasmanylethanolamine desaturase has product MKNELKNQLRQQDATALAQGYSPAIRAMEIASIVSFIGLESALVWRLWGNPHTGPWLVLSALLLGYLAADFVSGIVHWMGDTWGATDMPVLGKAFIRPFREHHVDEKAITRHDFVETNGNNCLVSIPVAILAVALPHSNASWVFVSAFLGAMIFWVMATNQFHKWSHMDEPPALIGFMQRVHLILPPEHHRIHHTAPYNKYYCITVGWMNKPLAMIGFFPAMERLITWATGAIPRKDDIGTEAALELFEATATAEPPVVQAAKELLEATTAEEPKPVSPVRPS; this is encoded by the coding sequence ATGAAGAACGAGCTCAAGAATCAGCTGCGCCAGCAGGACGCCACGGCGCTGGCCCAGGGCTATTCGCCCGCCATCCGTGCCATGGAGATCGCCAGCATCGTCTCCTTCATCGGACTGGAGTCGGCCCTTGTCTGGAGGCTGTGGGGCAATCCCCATACCGGCCCCTGGCTGGTGCTCAGCGCCCTGCTGTTGGGCTACCTGGCGGCCGACTTCGTCTCCGGCATCGTCCACTGGATGGGCGACACCTGGGGCGCCACCGACATGCCCGTGCTCGGCAAGGCCTTCATCCGGCCCTTTCGCGAGCACCACGTGGACGAGAAGGCCATCACCCGCCACGACTTCGTGGAGACCAACGGCAACAACTGCCTCGTCTCCATCCCCGTGGCCATCCTCGCGGTGGCGCTCCCCCACTCCAACGCCAGCTGGGTGTTCGTCTCCGCCTTCCTCGGAGCGATGATCTTCTGGGTGATGGCGACCAACCAGTTCCACAAGTGGTCGCACATGGACGAGCCCCCCGCGCTCATCGGCTTCATGCAGCGTGTGCACCTCATCCTGCCGCCGGAGCACCACCGCATCCACCACACGGCGCCCTACAACAAGTACTACTGCATCACCGTGGGCTGGATGAACAAGCCACTCGCGATGATCGGCTTCTTCCCCGCGATGGAGCGCCTCATCACCTGGGCGACGGGCGCCATCCCCCGCAAGGACGACATCGGTACCGAGGCCGCCCTGGAGCTCTTCGAGGCCACCGCCACCGCCGAACCCCCCGTGGTCCAGGCCGCCAAGGAGCTGCTCGAGGCCACCACCGCCGAGGAGCCCAAGCCGGTCTCCCCGGTGCGGCCGTCCTGA
- the ftsE gene encoding cell division ATP-binding protein FtsE has protein sequence MIQMFHVYKAYPGDPPVLSDINLHVEKGEFVFLTGPSGAGKTTLMKLIFCGEKATKGQVLVGGRNIARIRESAVPYLRRNIGVVFQDFKLLPHRTVEENVAFALDVLGVPRPQARERVQRMLKLVGLQHKAGSLPLKLSGGEQQRVVIARALVNDPTILLADEPTGNLDPALTLEIMDLLMDVNARGTTVLVATHDTSLITRYQKRTLRLERGFIVSDEDGVKAARRMTAG, from the coding sequence ATGATCCAGATGTTCCACGTCTACAAGGCGTATCCGGGCGATCCGCCCGTCCTCTCGGACATCAACCTCCACGTGGAGAAGGGCGAGTTCGTCTTCCTCACCGGGCCCTCGGGCGCGGGGAAGACGACGCTCATGAAGCTCATCTTCTGCGGAGAGAAAGCCACCAAGGGCCAGGTGCTCGTGGGTGGGCGGAACATCGCGCGCATCCGCGAGTCGGCCGTGCCCTACCTGCGGCGCAACATCGGGGTGGTGTTCCAGGACTTCAAGCTGCTGCCGCACCGCACGGTGGAGGAGAACGTGGCCTTCGCCCTGGACGTGTTGGGCGTGCCCCGGCCCCAGGCGCGCGAGCGCGTGCAGCGGATGCTCAAGCTGGTGGGCCTGCAGCACAAGGCGGGCTCGCTGCCGCTGAAGCTCTCCGGTGGTGAGCAGCAGCGCGTGGTCATCGCACGGGCGCTCGTCAATGATCCCACCATCCTCCTGGCGGACGAGCCCACGGGCAACCTGGACCCGGCGCTCACGCTGGAGATCATGGACCTGCTGATGGACGTGAACGCGCGGGGTACCACGGTGCTGGTGGCCACCCACGACACCAGCCTCATCACGCGCTACCAGAAGCGCACGCTGCGGCTGGAGCGCGGGTTCATCGTGTCGGACGAGGACGGGGTGAAGGCGGCCCGGCGGATGACGGCGGGATGA
- a CDS encoding cell division protein FtsX has protein sequence MSAIAKAAYFWRSAASGLRHAPFVHFIAVTTIAIALFSAGLAQAMGRMVDALIGSLGGEVQVTVYLSPELDEEGAAVLRERMVAASGGRASLVPPQAALDRLARELGDLGEALAQLPENPLPPSLELEVPQERRTPGALKALAQELRAMPGVTGVDYGEEAVERLSAISKALRYGGWVAFAVVLLATVVIVSATLQLAIYARREEIEIQKLVGATDRFVKAPFLIEGFLQGLLGAGVALAGLVAFERLVGPGVASLFSFLVGPGGMVPLLEPGLALELLAAGCALGLGGSFIAVGRFLRV, from the coding sequence ATGAGCGCGATCGCGAAGGCAGCCTACTTCTGGCGCTCGGCGGCCTCGGGGCTGCGGCATGCGCCCTTCGTCCACTTCATCGCGGTGACGACGATCGCCATCGCCCTCTTCTCCGCGGGGCTGGCGCAGGCCATGGGACGCATGGTGGATGCGCTCATCGGCTCGCTGGGCGGCGAGGTGCAGGTGACGGTGTACCTGTCCCCCGAGCTCGACGAGGAGGGGGCCGCGGTGCTGCGAGAGCGCATGGTGGCCGCCAGTGGAGGCCGGGCCTCGTTGGTTCCGCCCCAGGCCGCGCTCGATCGTCTGGCTCGGGAGCTGGGTGACCTGGGCGAGGCGCTGGCGCAGCTCCCGGAGAACCCCCTGCCGCCCTCGCTGGAGCTGGAGGTTCCCCAGGAGCGGCGCACCCCCGGCGCGTTGAAGGCGTTGGCCCAGGAGCTGCGCGCCATGCCCGGTGTCACCGGCGTGGACTATGGCGAGGAGGCGGTGGAGCGGCTCTCGGCCATCTCGAAGGCGCTGCGCTATGGCGGATGGGTGGCCTTCGCGGTGGTGCTGCTGGCCACGGTGGTCATCGTGTCCGCGACGCTGCAGCTCGCCATCTACGCGCGGCGCGAGGAGATCGAAATCCAGAAGCTGGTGGGCGCGACGGACCGCTTCGTCAAGGCGCCCTTCCTCATCGAGGGCTTCCTGCAGGGGCTGCTCGGGGCCGGGGTGGCGCTGGCGGGACTGGTGGCCTTCGAGCGGTTGGTGGGGCCGGGAGTGGCCTCGCTCTTCTCCTTCCTGGTGGGGCCCGGTGGCATGGTGCCGCTGCTGGAGCCGGGTCTGGCCCTGGAGCTGCTGGCGGCGGGCTGCGCGCTGGGGCTGGGTGGTAGCTTCATCGCGGTGGGGCGCTTCCTGCGGGTATGA
- a CDS encoding murein hydrolase activator EnvC family protein → MSRLVLLSLLLWGGVALSQDGAAAQPSASEGAASESPAQEEATEREAVREKLSTQRAALALIESRKVSALEVLEMVEQRAATSSQRVKALERDLSVFRKRLAVAEHEDAVTQQMLREQMRRLSPRLWGMYRLMRRRPLEVLLSAKDFSAMVWRSRALRATLEEDLRVLRTVQRVAGLRRQSAAELRRLQGSLNVRLGFLREQEALAKAQQEALEEVVGAIKGEAELARRMVRELEQADADLTRVIQEMNEGPATSGFGALKGKLPFPAPGIIEVGFGRVVNPRFNTVTVQKGVDIRAAAGTPVKAVAEGTVAYAGWMRGYGNLLILDHGGGYHTLVAHLSSLAHQVGAHVAAGDVVGEVGDTGSLKGAYLYFEIRRAGQALDPAPWLSR, encoded by the coding sequence ATGAGCCGGCTCGTCCTCCTCTCGTTGCTGCTGTGGGGTGGCGTGGCCCTCTCCCAGGACGGGGCCGCGGCGCAGCCGTCCGCGTCCGAGGGCGCCGCGTCCGAGTCGCCCGCGCAGGAGGAGGCGACGGAGCGGGAGGCCGTGCGCGAGAAGTTGTCCACGCAGCGGGCGGCGCTCGCGCTCATCGAGTCTCGCAAGGTGTCCGCGCTGGAGGTGCTGGAGATGGTGGAGCAGCGGGCGGCCACCAGCTCGCAGCGGGTGAAGGCGCTGGAGAGGGATCTCTCCGTCTTCCGCAAGCGGTTGGCCGTGGCCGAGCACGAGGACGCGGTGACGCAGCAGATGCTGCGCGAGCAGATGCGCCGGCTGTCCCCGCGGCTGTGGGGCATGTACCGGCTGATGAGGCGCCGGCCCCTGGAGGTGCTGCTGAGCGCGAAGGACTTCTCCGCCATGGTGTGGCGCTCGCGCGCGCTGCGGGCCACGCTGGAGGAGGACCTGCGGGTGCTGCGCACGGTGCAGCGGGTGGCGGGATTGCGGCGCCAGTCGGCGGCCGAGCTGCGCCGGTTGCAGGGCTCGCTGAACGTCCGACTGGGCTTCCTGCGGGAGCAGGAGGCGTTGGCGAAGGCGCAGCAGGAGGCGCTCGAGGAGGTGGTGGGCGCCATCAAGGGCGAGGCGGAGCTGGCGCGGCGCATGGTTCGCGAGCTGGAGCAGGCGGACGCGGACCTCACGCGCGTCATCCAGGAGATGAACGAGGGCCCGGCCACGTCCGGCTTCGGGGCCCTCAAGGGGAAGCTGCCGTTCCCCGCGCCGGGCATCATCGAGGTGGGCTTCGGCCGCGTGGTGAATCCGCGCTTCAACACCGTCACCGTGCAGAAGGGCGTGGACATCCGCGCGGCCGCGGGCACGCCGGTCAAGGCGGTGGCGGAGGGGACCGTGGCCTACGCGGGTTGGATGCGCGGCTATGGCAATCTGCTCATCCTCGACCACGGGGGCGGCTACCATACGCTGGTGGCACACCTGTCCTCCCTGGCCCATCAGGTGGGCGCCCACGTGGCGGCGGGTGATGTGGTGGGCGAGGTGGGTGATACGGGCTCGCTCAAGGGCGCCTACCTGTACTTCGAGATCCGCCGGGCCGGGCAGGCCCTGGACCCGGCACCCTGGCTGTCGCGTTGA
- a CDS encoding oxidoreductase → MRPSSSSPIRTGLMGYGLSGSRFHAQLLAAEPAFTLSAVATRRAEDVARDWPGVRVLSPEELLADPSLDLLIITAPNDTHASLAERALLAGKHVVVEKPFTVDPAEALRLDALARERGRCLTVFHNRRWDGDFLTVRQLLEQGRLGRLYSFESHFDRFRPQVKARWKEDDVPGGGTLWDLGSHLVDQALLLFGLPESITADLGRQRQGARATDWFHLLLRYGELRVILHSGSVVHEPWPRFVLQGEADAWCKYGLDPQEEQLGTGLRPGQAGWGVEPAERYGRLSRGGSVPTLPGCYERFYRQLAAAIAGEGPVPVTAESAAQVIRVLEAAVRSAEEGRRITLPGERPLLDG, encoded by the coding sequence ATGAGACCTTCCTCTTCTTCTCCCATCCGCACCGGGCTGATGGGCTACGGCCTGTCCGGCTCCCGCTTCCACGCGCAGCTGCTCGCCGCCGAGCCGGCCTTCACCCTTTCGGCGGTCGCCACGCGCCGGGCCGAGGACGTCGCGCGCGACTGGCCGGGCGTGCGCGTGCTCTCCCCAGAGGAGCTGCTGGCGGATCCCTCGCTGGACCTGCTCATCATCACCGCGCCCAACGACACGCACGCGTCACTGGCCGAGCGGGCGCTCCTGGCCGGCAAGCACGTGGTCGTGGAGAAGCCCTTCACCGTGGACCCGGCCGAGGCCCTGCGGCTGGATGCGTTGGCGCGCGAGCGGGGCCGGTGTCTGACCGTCTTCCACAACCGGCGCTGGGATGGCGACTTCCTCACCGTGCGTCAGTTGCTGGAGCAGGGACGCCTCGGGCGGTTGTACAGCTTCGAGAGCCACTTCGATCGCTTCCGGCCCCAGGTGAAGGCGCGCTGGAAGGAGGATGACGTCCCCGGGGGCGGCACGCTGTGGGACCTGGGTTCCCACCTGGTCGATCAGGCCTTGCTGTTGTTCGGTCTGCCCGAGTCCATCACCGCCGACCTCGGACGGCAGCGGCAGGGGGCTCGGGCCACGGACTGGTTCCACCTGTTGCTGCGCTATGGCGAGCTGCGCGTCATCCTCCACTCCGGCTCCGTGGTGCACGAGCCCTGGCCCCGCTTCGTCCTGCAGGGCGAAGCGGATGCCTGGTGCAAGTACGGGCTCGACCCGCAGGAGGAGCAGCTCGGCACGGGGCTTCGGCCGGGCCAGGCCGGCTGGGGTGTCGAGCCCGCGGAGCGGTACGGCCGGCTGAGTCGCGGGGGCAGCGTGCCCACCCTGCCGGGGTGCTATGAGCGCTTCTACCGTCAGCTGGCCGCGGCCATCGCTGGCGAGGGACCTGTGCCGGTGACGGCGGAGAGCGCCGCCCAGGTCATCCGCGTGCTCGAGGCGGCGGTGCGCAGCGCCGAAGAGGGCCGACGCATCACGCTCCCGGGCGAGCGTCCACTCCTGGATGGATGA
- a CDS encoding alpha/beta fold hydrolase — protein MLVARGVRSEVVNVGGQPLHHYELKGRGKGPTVLLVHGLGGTANGFARIFFGLARRFERVLAVDLPGHGFSPEYCLGPTCVRGQYALLVEYCRQVVGGSSFVVGNSLGGALSAQLAAEHPELVRALGLVAPAGADVGHELIREVLESMDVRTAEQSRALTRRLFHRPPLLMMLFADAVRGIYATPAVRALSEDALARAEYLKPEELKRLAMPVLFVWGGSEKLLPHQSLDFFRSNLPAHARVRVVEQFGHIPHVERPDELVSELVRFADASGL, from the coding sequence ATGTTGGTGGCGCGCGGAGTGCGGTCGGAAGTGGTGAACGTGGGCGGTCAGCCGCTCCACCACTACGAGCTCAAGGGGCGCGGCAAGGGGCCGACGGTGCTGCTGGTGCACGGGCTGGGCGGGACGGCCAACGGCTTCGCGCGCATCTTCTTCGGGCTGGCCAGGCGCTTCGAGCGGGTGTTGGCGGTGGACCTGCCAGGGCACGGCTTCTCGCCGGAGTACTGCCTCGGGCCGACGTGCGTGCGCGGCCAGTACGCGCTGCTGGTGGAGTACTGCCGGCAGGTGGTGGGGGGGTCGTCCTTCGTGGTGGGCAACTCGCTGGGTGGGGCCCTGTCGGCGCAGCTGGCGGCGGAGCACCCCGAGCTGGTGCGCGCACTGGGGCTGGTGGCGCCAGCGGGCGCCGACGTGGGGCACGAGCTCATCCGCGAGGTGCTGGAGTCCATGGACGTGCGCACCGCCGAGCAGTCGCGGGCGCTCACCCGGCGTCTCTTCCACCGGCCGCCCCTGTTGATGATGCTGTTCGCCGACGCGGTGCGCGGCATCTACGCCACACCCGCGGTGCGTGCGCTGAGCGAGGACGCCCTGGCCAGGGCCGAGTACCTCAAGCCCGAGGAGCTCAAGCGGCTCGCCATGCCCGTGCTCTTCGTGTGGGGTGGGAGTGAGAAATTGCTGCCACACCAAAGCCTGGACTTCTTCCGCTCGAACCTGCCGGCCCATGCACGCGTGAGGGTGGTGGAGCAGTTCGGCCACATCCCGCACGTGGAGCGACCAGACGAGCTGGTGTCGGAACTGGTGCGGTTCGCGGACGCCTCCGGGCTGTAG
- a CDS encoding S41 family peptidase, which translates to MRSPYSWRAALAAGLLLLAPTARADGREPSTARTTTYEQLEVFARVLSYVQNNYVEPVDDKKLMQGAIKGMLETLDPHTVFMPPEVFKEMKIDTSGEFGGLGIEVARKGEGIVVVAPIDDTPAARAGIRAGDELVAIDGESLQGLGLSDVLQRMRGPAGKRVLLTIMREGFNAPRELAIIRDHIRIIPVEGALYGGIAHLKVKNFQDRTALYLRKELDRLREQNGGKPLRGVVLDLRNNPGGLLDQAVAVSDLWLPGSLPIVSTRGRNGANTTEERSKDRDTEPEYPLVVLVNAGSASASEIVAGALQDHGRATILGTQTFGKGSVQTVIELEDGSGLKLTIARYYTPKGRSIQEKGITPDYLVPETPGGKGAKDPQPREKDLERHFKAEPSVASESETMAKPRGLPEGVRGWDVTAKLTDHQLKMSLNYLNGVANGAARRPAVKASNEAH; encoded by the coding sequence ATGCGTTCCCCGTACTCCTGGCGCGCGGCACTCGCCGCGGGCCTGTTGCTCCTGGCACCCACGGCACGGGCCGACGGGCGCGAGCCCTCCACCGCCCGGACCACCACCTACGAGCAGCTCGAGGTGTTCGCCCGGGTGCTCTCGTACGTGCAGAACAACTACGTGGAGCCGGTGGACGACAAGAAGCTGATGCAGGGCGCCATCAAGGGCATGTTGGAGACGTTGGATCCCCACACCGTCTTCATGCCGCCCGAGGTCTTCAAGGAGATGAAGATCGACACCTCCGGCGAGTTCGGAGGGCTGGGCATCGAGGTGGCGCGCAAGGGCGAGGGCATCGTGGTGGTGGCGCCCATCGACGACACGCCGGCGGCGCGCGCGGGCATCCGGGCGGGGGACGAGCTCGTCGCCATCGATGGCGAGAGCCTTCAAGGGCTGGGGCTGTCGGACGTGCTGCAGCGGATGCGGGGCCCGGCGGGCAAGCGGGTGCTGCTGACCATCATGCGCGAGGGCTTCAATGCGCCGCGCGAGCTGGCCATCATCCGGGACCACATCCGCATCATCCCGGTGGAGGGCGCGCTGTACGGGGGCATCGCCCACCTGAAGGTGAAGAACTTCCAGGACCGCACGGCGCTGTACCTGCGCAAGGAGCTGGACCGGCTGCGGGAGCAGAACGGGGGCAAGCCGCTGCGCGGGGTGGTGTTGGATCTGCGCAACAACCCGGGCGGGTTGCTGGACCAGGCGGTGGCGGTGAGTGACCTGTGGCTGCCGGGGAGCCTGCCCATCGTGAGCACGCGCGGGCGCAACGGGGCCAATACGACCGAGGAGCGCAGCAAGGACCGGGACACGGAGCCGGAGTACCCGCTGGTGGTGTTGGTGAACGCGGGGAGCGCGTCGGCGTCGGAGATCGTCGCGGGGGCGCTGCAGGACCACGGCCGCGCGACCATCCTGGGGACGCAGACCTTCGGAAAGGGGAGCGTGCAGACGGTCATCGAGCTGGAGGATGGCTCGGGGTTGAAGCTGACCATTGCCCGGTACTACACCCCCAAGGGGCGCAGCATCCAGGAGAAGGGAATCACCCCGGACTACCTGGTTCCGGAGACACCGGGTGGAAAGGGCGCGAAGGACCCTCAGCCGCGAGAGAAGGACCTGGAGCGGCACTTCAAGGCGGAGCCGTCGGTGGCGAGCGAGTCCGAGACGATGGCGAAGCCGAGGGGGCTGCCCGAGGGCGTGCGGGGCTGGGACGTGACGGCGAAGCTGACCGACCACCAATTGAAGATGTCGCTGAACTACCTGAACGGCGTGGCGAACGGTGCCGCACGCCGCCCGGCCGTGAAGGCCAGCAACGAGGCCCATTGA
- a CDS encoding response regulator, with amino-acid sequence MVDDDPTILNVWRRVLGPKWRRPALDSLEKKLFGAAPPAASPEVSFIIDTASQGLEGFQKVVSALEEARPYTFALVDMRMPPGWDGLETIMRMLEKDPQLEVAICSAFSDISREEVAQRVGRADLQWLKKPFELEVARELAWKLSEQGVQRRRSR; translated from the coding sequence GTGGTGGACGACGATCCCACCATCCTCAACGTCTGGCGCCGGGTGCTGGGGCCGAAGTGGCGCCGCCCTGCCCTGGACAGCCTGGAGAAGAAACTCTTCGGTGCCGCCCCGCCCGCCGCGTCCCCTGAAGTGAGCTTCATCATCGACACCGCCTCCCAGGGCCTCGAGGGGTTCCAGAAGGTCGTCAGTGCCTTGGAGGAGGCGCGGCCCTACACCTTCGCCCTCGTCGACATGCGGATGCCGCCGGGCTGGGACGGGCTGGAGACCATCATGCGCATGCTGGAGAAGGACCCCCAACTGGAGGTCGCCATCTGCAGCGCCTTCTCGGACATCTCCCGCGAGGAGGTGGCCCAGCGTGTCGGCCGGGCGGACCTGCAGTGGCTCAAGAAGCCGTTCGAGCTCGAGGTGGCTCGCGAGCTGGCCTGGAAGTTGAGCGAGCAGGGCGTTCAGCGACGCCGCTCTCGCTGA
- a CDS encoding glutaminyl-peptide cyclotransferase, with the protein MNSRCALLARLSPLLLLTVLACRNEVHATGGVPVSGFEIVQSWPHDPRAFTQGLVYRDGKLYEGTGGNGQSSLREVELETGAVLRKRDLERQYFGEGIAFLGGRLYQLTWRSRVGFIYDAATFQQVGRFDYSTEGWGLTTDGTSLILSDGTATLRFLDPRTFAVQRTVTVTDEGREVSRLNELEYIRGEVYANVWMTDRIARIDPASGRVTGWLDLKGLLAPEERTGREDVLNGIAYDAARDRLLVTGKNWPKLFQIRAVPR; encoded by the coding sequence GTGAACTCTCGGTGTGCCCTCCTCGCGCGGCTCTCGCCCCTCCTGCTGCTCACCGTGCTCGCCTGCCGTAACGAGGTCCACGCCACGGGAGGCGTGCCGGTGTCCGGGTTCGAGATCGTCCAGAGCTGGCCCCATGATCCCCGGGCCTTCACGCAGGGCCTCGTCTACCGGGATGGCAAGTTGTACGAGGGCACGGGCGGCAACGGACAATCGAGCCTGCGCGAGGTGGAGCTCGAGACGGGCGCGGTCCTGCGCAAGCGCGACCTCGAGCGGCAATACTTCGGAGAGGGGATCGCCTTCCTCGGAGGCAGGCTCTATCAGCTCACCTGGCGCTCACGCGTGGGCTTCATCTACGACGCCGCGACGTTCCAGCAGGTGGGCCGGTTCGACTATTCCACCGAGGGCTGGGGGCTCACCACCGACGGTACGTCGCTCATCCTGAGCGATGGGACCGCCACGCTGCGCTTCCTCGATCCCCGGACGTTCGCGGTGCAGCGCACCGTCACGGTGACCGACGAGGGCCGCGAGGTCTCCCGGCTGAACGAGTTGGAGTACATCCGCGGCGAGGTCTACGCGAACGTGTGGATGACCGACCGCATCGCACGGATCGATCCGGCCTCGGGACGGGTGACGGGGTGGCTGGATCTCAAGGGGCTGCTCGCACCGGAGGAGCGCACCGGGCGCGAGGACGTGCTGAACGGGATTGCCTACGACGCGGCCCGGGATCGGCTGCTGGTCACCGGGAAGAACTGGCCGAAGCTGTTCCAGATCCGCGCCGTACCCCGGTAG